The bacterium genome includes a window with the following:
- a CDS encoding type II toxin-antitoxin system HigB family toxin has product MRIISRKTLREFWQKHPDAEEPLKAWYFDVKHSTWKTPSDIKNIYRSCSFLGNNRVIFNIKGNKYRIVVAIQFAFGIVYIRFVGTHTDYNKIDPRTI; this is encoded by the coding sequence GTGCGTATAATATCTCGGAAAACGCTTCGAGAATTTTGGCAAAAACATCCTGATGCAGAGGAGCCATTGAAGGCCTGGTATTTTGACGTGAAACATTCCACCTGGAAAACTCCTTCTGATATTAAGAATATTTATCGGAGTTGCAGCTTCCTGGGCAACAACAGAGTTATATTTAATATTAAAGGAAATAAGTACCGGATTGTCGTAGCAATTCAGTTCGCTTTCGGCATTGTCTATATTCGTTTCGTGGGTACACACACCGATTACAACAAGATTGACCCAAGGACGATTTGA